A section of the Corallococcus silvisoli genome encodes:
- a CDS encoding gluconeogenesis factor YvcK family protein translates to MVGMDVDAPFPESWSQDEARNKRLNAERNELLQAPMDRPTRIVAMGGGTGLPMVLRGLARRATPRAGQPGVDITAVVAMSDDGGSSGRLRRLHGALPPGDIRNCLVALAGGKSALKDVFQYRFGGARGLAGHAVGNLLIAALAELKGDFLEAVRLSGELLGAQGQVLPSTLSSVQLVAQMHDDTEVVGERNICRAQGRVRRVSLSPRSPPPVDGLLEAIYSADLIAIGPGSLYSSVLPNLLVDGVAQALKETRALKVMVANLMTQPGETDGMNCLDHVQAVIDHVGPVLDAVLVNGRMPADDSIQRYARKGSIVVTAEARELLSSGVIPVQADLLKEGSKIRHDSRKVAACLLKMARSGL, encoded by the coding sequence ATGGTGGGCATGGACGTGGATGCGCCGTTCCCGGAGTCGTGGAGTCAGGATGAGGCGCGCAACAAGCGGCTGAACGCGGAGCGCAACGAGCTGCTGCAGGCCCCGATGGACCGCCCGACGCGCATCGTCGCCATGGGCGGAGGCACGGGCCTCCCCATGGTGTTGCGCGGCCTTGCCCGCCGCGCCACGCCCCGCGCGGGCCAGCCCGGCGTGGACATCACCGCGGTCGTGGCGATGAGCGACGACGGTGGAAGCTCCGGCCGCCTGCGACGGCTGCACGGCGCGCTGCCCCCGGGGGACATCCGCAACTGTCTGGTGGCGCTCGCGGGCGGCAAGAGCGCGCTGAAGGACGTGTTCCAGTACCGCTTCGGCGGCGCGCGGGGCCTCGCTGGCCACGCGGTGGGCAACCTGCTCATCGCCGCGCTCGCGGAGCTGAAGGGCGACTTCCTGGAGGCGGTGCGGCTTTCCGGGGAGCTCCTGGGGGCGCAGGGCCAGGTGTTGCCCAGCACGCTCTCGTCGGTGCAACTGGTCGCGCAGATGCATGACGACACGGAGGTGGTGGGCGAGCGCAACATCTGCCGCGCCCAGGGCCGCGTGCGCCGCGTGTCGCTGAGCCCGCGCTCGCCGCCCCCGGTGGACGGCCTGCTGGAGGCCATCTATTCGGCGGACCTCATCGCCATTGGCCCGGGGTCGCTGTACTCGAGCGTGCTGCCCAACCTGCTGGTGGACGGCGTGGCCCAGGCGCTGAAGGAGACGCGCGCGCTGAAGGTCATGGTGGCCAACCTGATGACCCAGCCGGGTGAGACGGACGGCATGAACTGCCTGGACCACGTGCAGGCGGTCATCGACCACGTGGGGCCGGTGCTGGACGCGGTCCTCGTCAACGGCCGGATGCCCGCGGATGACTCCATCCAGCGCTATGCGCGCAAGGGGTCCATCGTGGTGACGGCGGAGGCGCGGGAGCTGTTGTCGTCCGGGGTGATCCCCGTGCAGGCGGACCTCCTCAAGGAGGGGTCGAAGATCCGACACGACAGCCGCAAGGTCGCCGCCTGCCTCCTGAAGATGGCGCGCAGCGGCTTGTAG
- a CDS encoding GumC family protein, whose protein sequence is MERGMTADQMLAALWRRKALVGAIAAAIFVLGVAIVVTRPSIYEASVVVRVEPQRPGEEMVQRTVSELIEQRLVTVRQELLARPVLQKAIEEMNLYPELVSEKGVEAAVEQMRKDITVRVEGETAFELTYAGRDPQVVAQVTNRLPAIFSEETLKIRQAQAARATDLFNGEMISMGKAVSSWESKISRFKVDHLGELPEQMEMNMRGLERISAQLQTKSEELRTAEARRSDLARARNAADSEAGRLETAESGLSRTLTQAKTQWTEDHPEVKRMERELGDINGQRKEAEGRMTAERNERTRVTLLVANIQKDIMDLQKQAEAYQARLNNTPRWAQELSVMNRDYEIARTKYQSVVSRKVEAEIAQELEAKSAQSLFNVISPAGVPSAPARPDRMSGLLIAALVALALGVLTGTVLEMRDDSLRDGSEVRERLTLPVLAVVPNMQGKTEKRVLMPMNGSKNSVSSPTSLN, encoded by the coding sequence ATGGAGCGTGGGATGACGGCGGACCAGATGCTTGCGGCGCTGTGGCGTCGCAAGGCCCTGGTGGGGGCGATCGCTGCGGCAATCTTCGTCTTGGGCGTGGCCATCGTGGTGACCCGGCCGAGCATTTATGAGGCATCGGTGGTGGTGCGCGTGGAGCCGCAGCGCCCGGGGGAGGAGATGGTCCAGCGCACGGTGAGCGAGCTCATCGAACAGCGGCTGGTCACCGTGCGCCAGGAGCTGCTGGCGCGGCCGGTGCTGCAGAAGGCCATCGAGGAGATGAACCTCTACCCGGAGCTCGTCTCCGAGAAGGGCGTCGAGGCCGCGGTGGAGCAGATGCGCAAGGACATCACCGTGCGCGTCGAGGGTGAGACGGCCTTCGAGCTCACCTACGCCGGGCGCGACCCGCAGGTGGTGGCGCAGGTGACCAACCGCCTGCCGGCCATCTTCTCCGAGGAGACGCTGAAGATCCGTCAGGCGCAGGCGGCTCGCGCCACGGACCTCTTCAACGGCGAGATGATCTCCATGGGCAAGGCCGTGTCCTCCTGGGAGAGCAAGATCTCCCGCTTCAAGGTGGACCACCTGGGCGAGCTGCCCGAGCAGATGGAGATGAACATGCGCGGCCTGGAGCGCATCAGCGCCCAGCTGCAGACCAAGTCCGAGGAGCTGCGCACCGCGGAGGCGCGCCGCTCCGACCTGGCCCGCGCCCGCAACGCGGCGGACAGCGAGGCCGGCCGGCTGGAGACGGCGGAGAGCGGGCTGTCCCGCACGCTGACCCAGGCCAAGACCCAGTGGACGGAGGACCACCCGGAAGTGAAGCGCATGGAGCGTGAGCTGGGAGACATCAACGGCCAGCGCAAGGAGGCGGAGGGCCGCATGACCGCCGAGCGCAACGAGCGCACCCGCGTGACCCTGCTCGTCGCCAACATCCAGAAGGACATCATGGACCTGCAGAAGCAGGCGGAGGCCTACCAGGCGCGGTTGAACAACACGCCCCGCTGGGCCCAGGAGCTGTCCGTGATGAACCGCGACTACGAGATCGCCCGCACCAAGTACCAGAGCGTGGTGAGCCGCAAGGTGGAGGCGGAGATCGCCCAGGAGCTGGAGGCCAAGAGCGCCCAGAGCCTGTTCAACGTCATCTCGCCCGCCGGGGTGCCTTCCGCGCCGGCCCGCCCGGACCGCATGAGCGGGCTGCTCATCGCCGCCCTGGTGGCCCTGGCCCTGGGGGTCCTCACCGGCACCGTCCTGGAGATGCGCGACGACAGCCTGCGCGACGGCTCCGAGGTCCGCGAGCGCCTGACGCTGCCCGTCCTGGCGGTGGTCCCGAACATGCAAGGCAAGACGGAGAAGCGCGTGTTGATGCCAATGAACGGCAGCAAGAACAGCGTCTCGTCACCCACGTCCCTGAATTAA
- a CDS encoding GNAT family N-acetyltransferase: MIREEELTTGPRVTPRLDVAAVGSASRMAGMRAEWNALLDASTAGPFNAWEWLYPWCRRISPGVRPLVLTARDRLGTLTGLLPLGLEHRWVNGVRVRRLGFLGETHVGSDYLDVVARQGREAEVARTFFQVLQGLRDEWDVLDLTDLREGSTTLGAAREVFGDVRVTERYVCPYEPLVPGEPFDAFLKRTGRRDNYLRRRKWLEKQDGYRIERTDAPGALAGPMTDFFRLHALRWSSDGGSQGIKGAGVEAFHRDATQWLAERGRLRMYTMKVGGQAVASVYGILHGRTFVYFQSGYDPAWRNRSVGLVLVGETFKDAIDLGLTEYDFLRGTESYKADWVTRQRQTVSLRVHGSGLAGTWFTRSEDWARQTRNAVKGVLTDTLVEKVRRFRRRKAAVH, encoded by the coding sequence GTGATCCGCGAAGAAGAATTGACGACGGGGCCAAGGGTGACGCCGCGGCTGGATGTGGCGGCGGTGGGCAGTGCTTCTCGGATGGCGGGGATGCGGGCGGAGTGGAACGCGCTCCTGGACGCGAGCACCGCCGGGCCGTTCAACGCCTGGGAGTGGCTGTATCCCTGGTGCCGGCGCATCTCCCCCGGCGTGCGGCCGCTGGTGCTGACGGCGAGAGACCGGCTGGGCACGCTCACCGGCCTGTTGCCGCTGGGGCTGGAGCACCGCTGGGTGAACGGCGTGCGCGTGCGGCGCCTGGGCTTCCTGGGGGAGACGCACGTGGGCAGCGACTACCTGGACGTGGTGGCGCGCCAGGGCCGCGAGGCGGAGGTGGCCCGGACGTTCTTCCAGGTGCTCCAGGGCCTGCGGGACGAGTGGGATGTGTTGGATTTGACGGACCTGCGCGAGGGTTCGACGACGCTGGGCGCGGCGCGCGAGGTGTTCGGCGACGTGCGCGTGACGGAGCGCTACGTGTGCCCGTACGAGCCGCTGGTGCCGGGCGAGCCGTTCGACGCGTTCCTCAAGCGCACGGGCCGGCGGGACAACTACCTGCGGCGGCGCAAGTGGTTGGAGAAGCAGGACGGCTATCGCATCGAGCGCACGGACGCGCCGGGCGCGCTGGCCGGGCCGATGACGGACTTCTTCCGGTTGCACGCGCTGCGCTGGTCCTCGGATGGAGGGTCGCAGGGCATCAAGGGCGCGGGGGTGGAGGCGTTCCACCGGGACGCGACGCAATGGCTGGCGGAGCGGGGCCGGCTGCGGATGTACACGATGAAGGTGGGCGGTCAGGCGGTGGCGTCCGTGTACGGCATCCTGCATGGGCGGACCTTCGTGTACTTCCAGTCCGGCTACGACCCTGCCTGGCGCAATCGCAGCGTGGGCCTGGTGCTGGTGGGGGAGACGTTCAAGGACGCCATCGACCTGGGCCTGACGGAGTACGACTTCCTGCGGGGCACGGAGAGCTACAAGGCGGACTGGGTGACGCGGCAGCGCCAGACGGTGTCGCTGCGCGTGCACGGCTCCGGGCTCGCGGGCACGTGGTTCACCCGCTCCGAGGACTGGGCGCGCCAGACCCGCAACGCGGTGAAGGGTGTGCTGACGGACACGCTGGTGGAGAAGGTCCGCCGCTTCCGCCGCCGGAAGGCCGCGGTGCATTGA
- a CDS encoding CpsD/CapB family tyrosine-protein kinase, with protein MDSTMERAGNFLPRMDDSGASSNAVDRRVVTLTAPASVAAEQYRTLYYRLERMREQRPMKVVALTSAMPGEGKTVTSVNLALAAARANPERRILLVDADLRRGQVAPTLGMRNKQGLAELLAGECDVRDVVRRFNSTKLAVIPAGSTPEESTQVLASARMKQFLKAVREGFDEVYVDLPPTLPFADAAILGHQMDGVLMVIRANVTPSKVVNQAVEQLAGAALVGCVLNGAEVNATPYLKNYVKK; from the coding sequence ATGGATTCGACGATGGAGCGGGCCGGGAACTTCCTGCCGCGCATGGATGACAGCGGGGCTTCCTCGAACGCGGTGGACCGGCGGGTGGTCACGCTCACGGCCCCTGCCTCCGTGGCCGCGGAGCAATACCGCACGCTGTACTACCGGCTGGAGCGGATGCGCGAGCAGCGTCCGATGAAGGTGGTGGCGCTCACCTCCGCGATGCCCGGCGAGGGCAAGACGGTGACGAGCGTGAACCTGGCGCTGGCCGCCGCCCGGGCGAACCCCGAGCGCCGCATCCTGCTGGTGGACGCGGACCTGCGCCGGGGGCAGGTGGCCCCCACGCTGGGCATGCGTAACAAGCAGGGCCTGGCGGAGCTGCTGGCCGGGGAGTGTGACGTGCGCGACGTGGTGCGGCGCTTCAACTCCACGAAGCTGGCGGTCATCCCCGCCGGCTCCACGCCGGAGGAGAGCACCCAGGTGCTGGCCAGCGCCCGCATGAAGCAGTTCCTCAAGGCGGTGCGCGAGGGCTTCGACGAGGTGTACGTGGACCTGCCGCCCACGCTGCCGTTCGCGGACGCGGCCATCCTGGGCCACCAGATGGACGGCGTGCTGATGGTCATCCGCGCCAACGTCACCCCCTCCAAGGTGGTGAACCAGGCGGTGGAGCAGCTGGCGGGCGCGGCGCTGGTGGGCTGCGTGCTCAACGGGGCGGAAGTGAACGCGACCCCGTACCTGAAGAACTACGTGAAGAAGTAG
- a CDS encoding carbon-nitrogen hydrolase family protein has translation MSPLRVAALQLRAENGQVERNLEHASPFIRRAVEQGAQLLLLPEFYSSGYLQSPAIWDAAESLDGPTVCFLKEEAARWHVHLGASILEADGDDFYNAFVLASPSGRIHRVRKRRAPSYEAYWFRGSVDDPCVIDCDLGRLSVGICADNHFGDMASYIERHQSQLHLMPHCYGVPRANPWTFPAELIEASRRQVEVLPVRYASHFGIPVVLANQCGPWTSPLPSPMGLLVRTDRFLGRSAIVSALGNRLRALGEEEEGVIVDTVELRPTRGRGDERIIAGAQGPWGWTALGDPLFATAALALKIGAMEWLARRSYERSEERRRSARRVHARGVIPTWPERILRASGNA, from the coding sequence ATGAGTCCGCTTCGGGTCGCGGCGCTCCAGCTCCGCGCTGAAAACGGTCAGGTCGAACGCAACCTCGAGCACGCCAGTCCCTTCATCCGGCGCGCCGTGGAGCAGGGAGCCCAGCTGCTGCTCCTTCCGGAGTTCTATTCCTCCGGCTACCTGCAGAGCCCCGCCATCTGGGACGCGGCGGAGTCCCTGGACGGACCGACCGTCTGCTTTCTGAAAGAGGAAGCCGCCCGGTGGCACGTCCATCTGGGGGCCTCCATCCTGGAAGCGGACGGGGACGACTTCTACAACGCCTTCGTCCTCGCCTCTCCCTCGGGGCGGATCCACAGGGTGCGCAAGCGGCGCGCGCCCTCATATGAGGCCTATTGGTTCCGGGGCAGCGTTGACGATCCCTGTGTGATCGACTGCGACCTGGGCCGCCTCAGTGTGGGGATCTGCGCGGACAATCACTTCGGGGACATGGCCTCGTATATCGAGCGCCACCAGTCACAGCTTCACCTCATGCCGCACTGCTATGGCGTGCCGCGCGCGAATCCCTGGACCTTCCCCGCGGAGCTCATCGAGGCTTCGCGCCGGCAGGTGGAGGTGCTGCCGGTGCGCTACGCCAGCCACTTCGGCATCCCGGTGGTGCTCGCCAACCAATGCGGTCCCTGGACCAGCCCCCTGCCTTCGCCGATGGGCCTCCTGGTGAGGACGGATCGCTTCCTGGGTCGGTCCGCCATCGTGTCCGCCCTGGGGAACCGGCTCCGCGCCCTGGGCGAGGAGGAGGAGGGCGTCATCGTCGACACCGTCGAACTGCGCCCCACCCGCGGCCGGGGGGATGAGCGGATCATCGCGGGGGCCCAGGGCCCCTGGGGTTGGACGGCGCTCGGAGATCCGCTGTTCGCGACGGCAGCGCTCGCGTTGAAGATTGGCGCGATGGAGTGGCTGGCGCGCCGAAGCTACGAGCGCAGCGAGGAACGCAGGCGGAGCGCCCGGCGTGTCCATGCCCGGGGGGTCATCCCAACCTGGCCCGAGCGAATCCTCCGCGCGTCCGGCAACGCCTGA
- a CDS encoding GNAT family N-acetyltransferase, with protein sequence MEARDLRADPPRVVEINDRAAFMSLEAEWNLLVEGTSNELFYRHEFLRLWLDNFAAGARMRVLLLRGEDGALTAGLPLVEERTSMYGVPVRQLTSAANAHSCRFDVVAREPEAAAAAFLAHLRETGGWDVLRLTDVPDGGAGFRLLDAARRGGLPVGEWESLQSPYVPLPAKKDAFFASLPSKFKANCRRRRRKLEEKGKVTFERVDGGLDLEGTLEEGLLLEQSGWKGQRGTAMSQDGKTRGFYTELARDSAYRGRLALYFLRVDGRAVAFQYGLEYGGRYFLLKPGYDENLKECSPGQLLMEEVLGDCLDRGLTEFDFLGPDMVWKRDWTDRVRKHTWLYVFNDTAFGRALCAAKFRWVPAAKEVVARWKR encoded by the coding sequence ATGGAAGCCAGAGACCTCCGTGCCGATCCGCCGCGCGTCGTGGAAATCAACGACCGGGCGGCCTTCATGTCCTTGGAAGCCGAGTGGAACCTGCTCGTGGAGGGCACCTCCAACGAGCTGTTCTACCGGCACGAGTTCCTGCGGCTGTGGCTGGACAACTTCGCCGCGGGGGCGCGCATGCGCGTGCTGCTCCTGCGCGGCGAGGACGGGGCGCTCACCGCCGGGCTGCCGCTGGTGGAGGAGCGCACGTCCATGTACGGCGTGCCCGTGCGCCAGCTCACCTCCGCGGCCAACGCGCACTCCTGCCGCTTCGACGTGGTGGCGCGCGAGCCGGAGGCCGCGGCGGCCGCGTTCCTCGCGCACCTGCGCGAGACGGGCGGCTGGGACGTGCTCCGGCTGACGGACGTGCCGGACGGCGGGGCGGGCTTTCGCCTCTTGGACGCGGCGAGGCGGGGCGGGCTGCCGGTGGGCGAGTGGGAGTCATTGCAGTCGCCCTATGTGCCGCTGCCCGCGAAGAAGGACGCGTTCTTCGCGTCGCTGCCGTCCAAGTTCAAGGCCAACTGCCGCAGGCGCCGGCGCAAGCTGGAGGAGAAGGGGAAGGTCACCTTCGAGCGCGTCGATGGGGGCCTGGACCTGGAGGGCACGCTGGAGGAGGGGCTGCTGCTGGAGCAGAGCGGCTGGAAGGGCCAGCGCGGCACGGCCATGTCGCAGGACGGGAAGACGCGGGGCTTCTACACGGAGCTGGCGCGGGACTCGGCCTACCGCGGGCGGCTGGCGCTGTACTTCCTGCGCGTGGACGGGCGCGCGGTCGCGTTCCAGTACGGCCTGGAGTACGGCGGGCGCTACTTCCTGCTCAAGCCCGGCTACGACGAGAACCTCAAGGAATGCAGTCCGGGGCAGCTCCTGATGGAGGAGGTGCTGGGGGACTGCCTGGACCGGGGGCTCACCGAGTTCGACTTCCTGGGGCCGGACATGGTGTGGAAGCGCGACTGGACGGATCGCGTCCGCAAGCACACCTGGCTCTACGTGTTCAATGACACCGCCTTCGGGCGCGCCCTGTGCGCGGCGAAGTTCCGGTGGGTACCCGCGGCGAAAGAGGTGGTGGCGCGATGGAAGCGGTGA
- the exoE gene encoding polyisoprenyl-phosphate hexose-1-phosphate transferase ExoE, producing the protein MLRVFHHYFSAKKLTFFLAESSAIALACVAGAAACAALFAPLGTRPPLATLWPTLVGLGLAFVVTFQFTLYLLDLYDLRIAAEDRTRGYRFLKAAGVTAMVAGVVMLLLPLVLPVVLPPGTLLGGAMGALAGTLVVRVSIRALVGEPDAVLIVGDGLKARAVASAIEDGGEGSFRVVALVDPRKVEESLDATASRFNASYVVQAADDMRGANWVDSLLRCRLDGRRVYDAAGFCERVLRRIPVQFLRASDFAFADEMTVSPLRRAFKRMFDLAVASLLLLMASPFLVLVSLAIKLDSRGPVFYRQDRVGLGGRAYPLWKFRSMRTDAEKNGAVWARSNDDRVTRVGKFIRRTRIDEIPQVFNVLLGHMSFVGPRPERPVFTEQLKQQIPFYGVREAVKPGITGWAQIRYPYGASVEDARNKLEFDLYYVKNGSLFLDVAIIFHTVRHVLLGRGAR; encoded by the coding sequence GTGCTTCGCGTTTTCCATCACTACTTTTCAGCCAAGAAGTTGACGTTCTTTCTCGCTGAGTCGTCGGCGATCGCCTTGGCCTGTGTCGCGGGAGCCGCGGCGTGCGCGGCCCTCTTCGCGCCCCTGGGCACCCGCCCGCCGCTCGCCACGCTGTGGCCGACGCTGGTGGGGCTGGGGCTGGCCTTCGTCGTCACCTTCCAGTTCACGCTGTACCTGTTGGACCTCTACGACCTGCGCATCGCGGCCGAGGACCGCACGCGCGGCTACCGCTTCCTCAAGGCCGCGGGCGTCACCGCGATGGTGGCGGGCGTGGTGATGCTGCTCTTGCCGCTGGTCCTCCCGGTGGTGCTGCCCCCCGGGACGCTGCTGGGCGGCGCGATGGGGGCCCTGGCCGGCACGCTGGTGGTGCGCGTGTCCATCCGCGCCCTGGTGGGCGAACCCGACGCGGTGCTCATCGTGGGGGATGGCCTCAAGGCCCGCGCGGTGGCGAGCGCCATCGAAGATGGCGGCGAGGGGTCCTTCCGCGTGGTGGCCCTGGTGGACCCGCGCAAGGTGGAGGAGTCGCTGGACGCGACGGCGTCCCGGTTCAACGCCTCCTACGTGGTGCAGGCCGCGGACGACATGCGCGGCGCCAACTGGGTGGACTCGCTCCTGCGCTGCCGGCTGGACGGGCGGCGGGTGTACGACGCGGCTGGCTTCTGCGAGCGCGTGCTGCGCCGCATCCCGGTGCAGTTCCTGCGCGCCAGCGACTTCGCCTTCGCGGATGAGATGACGGTGTCGCCGCTGCGGCGGGCCTTCAAGCGGATGTTCGACCTGGCGGTGGCGTCGCTGCTCTTGCTGATGGCGTCGCCCTTCCTGGTGCTGGTGTCGCTGGCCATCAAGCTGGACTCCCGGGGCCCCGTCTTCTACCGGCAGGACCGCGTGGGCCTGGGCGGCCGGGCGTACCCGCTGTGGAAGTTCCGCAGCATGCGCACCGACGCGGAGAAGAACGGCGCGGTGTGGGCGCGCTCCAACGACGACCGCGTCACCCGGGTGGGCAAGTTCATCCGCCGCACGCGCATCGACGAGATCCCGCAGGTCTTCAACGTGCTGCTGGGCCACATGAGCTTCGTGGGTCCCCGGCCGGAGCGGCCGGTGTTCACCGAACAGCTCAAGCAGCAGATCCCGTTCTACGGCGTGCGCGAGGCGGTGAAGCCGGGCATCACGGGCTGGGCGCAGATCCGCTACCCCTACGGAGCGTCGGTGGAGGACGCGCGCAACAAGCTGGAGTTCGACCTGTACTACGTGAAGAACGGGTCGTTGTTCCTGGACGTCGCCATTATCTTCCACACCGTCCGGCACGTGTTGTTGGGGCGGGGTGCCCGGTAG
- a CDS encoding DegT/DnrJ/EryC1/StrS family aminotransferase, with the protein MEAVKMSDKLFVPSLPTLWPGMLLAHARPGSLPPFSSPNARYFYFARNAVWLTMKMLRLEGGEVLMPSYHHGVEVEAVVDAGATPRFYRVGARWDVDLADVAKRIGPKTKALYLIHYAGFPGPAAAMRKLADEHGLPLIEDCALSLLSSDGATPLGTTGDVGIFCLYKTLPVPNGGALVVNGPRQYSLPEPPAPPLASTFSHTVSALLQNLELRGGAVGRGLRGLVRSVGHGTVKAASIERVATGTQHFDRRHVDLGMSPLTKRIALAQDLEAIVEARRRNYFLLLGRLRDVSPPLFNQLPAGVSPLFYPMVVQDKEALLARLRERGIDAIDFWKRFHPACDPSEFPEVAQLRRTILEIPCHQDLSPEVMAEVADVVRAALKSERRPSKRTG; encoded by the coding sequence ATGGAAGCGGTGAAGATGTCCGACAAGCTGTTCGTTCCGTCCCTGCCCACGCTGTGGCCGGGGATGTTGCTGGCCCATGCCCGCCCGGGTTCGCTGCCGCCGTTCTCCTCGCCCAACGCACGCTACTTCTACTTCGCGCGCAACGCCGTCTGGCTGACGATGAAGATGCTGCGCCTGGAGGGGGGCGAGGTGCTGATGCCCTCCTATCACCACGGCGTGGAGGTGGAGGCGGTGGTGGACGCGGGCGCGACGCCGCGCTTCTACCGCGTGGGCGCCCGCTGGGACGTGGACCTGGCGGACGTGGCGAAGCGCATCGGGCCGAAGACGAAGGCGCTCTACCTCATCCACTACGCGGGCTTCCCGGGGCCGGCGGCCGCGATGCGCAAGCTGGCGGACGAGCACGGCCTGCCGCTGATCGAGGACTGCGCGCTGTCGCTGCTGTCGTCCGACGGCGCGACGCCGCTGGGCACGACGGGCGACGTGGGCATCTTCTGCCTCTACAAGACGCTCCCGGTACCCAATGGGGGCGCGCTGGTCGTCAATGGCCCCCGGCAGTACAGCCTGCCGGAGCCGCCGGCGCCGCCCCTGGCGTCCACGTTCAGCCACACCGTGTCCGCGCTCCTCCAGAACCTGGAGCTGCGCGGCGGGGCCGTGGGCCGGGGCCTGCGCGGCCTGGTGCGTTCGGTGGGGCACGGCACGGTGAAGGCCGCGAGCATCGAACGGGTGGCCACGGGCACGCAGCACTTCGACCGGCGGCACGTGGACCTGGGCATGAGCCCGCTGACGAAGCGCATCGCGCTGGCGCAGGACCTGGAGGCCATCGTCGAGGCGCGCCGCCGCAACTACTTCCTCCTGCTGGGCCGGCTGCGTGACGTGTCTCCGCCGCTCTTCAACCAGCTGCCCGCGGGCGTGAGCCCCCTGTTCTACCCGATGGTGGTCCAGGACAAGGAGGCGCTGCTGGCGAGGCTGCGCGAGCGCGGCATCGACGCCATCGACTTCTGGAAGCGCTTCCATCCCGCGTGCGACCCGTCGGAGTTCCCGGAGGTCGCGCAGCTGCGGCGGACGATCCTGGAGATTCCCTGCCACCAGGACCTGTCGCCGGAGGTGATGGCGGAGGTGGCGGACGTGGTGCGCGCCGCGCTGAAGTCGGAGCGGCGTCCGAGCAAGCGCACGGGGTGA
- a CDS encoding polysaccharide biosynthesis/export family protein, translated as MGMRRTGFWTVMGMLLLSGCAHQQTLKVDNADQPYRIGREDVLDVSVWRDQELSRTVPVRPDGYISVPMVGEIQAAGKTPTELAEALKAGLQPFVQEPRVTVIVREVNSTRVFVTGEVAHPGAYPLRGRVSLLQAIALAGGFTDFANSDGIVVIRTDGNGGQFPVRYSDLVSPKGESVILRPGDTVVVP; from the coding sequence ATGGGAATGCGGCGCACGGGGTTCTGGACGGTGATGGGGATGCTCCTCCTGTCGGGTTGTGCTCACCAGCAAACGCTGAAGGTCGACAACGCGGATCAGCCTTACCGCATTGGCCGTGAGGACGTGCTCGACGTGAGTGTGTGGCGGGATCAGGAGCTGTCGCGCACGGTGCCGGTGCGCCCGGACGGCTACATCTCCGTTCCGATGGTGGGGGAGATCCAGGCCGCGGGCAAGACGCCCACGGAGCTGGCCGAGGCGCTCAAGGCGGGCCTCCAGCCGTTCGTGCAGGAGCCGCGCGTGACGGTCATCGTCCGCGAGGTCAACAGCACCCGCGTCTTCGTGACGGGCGAAGTGGCCCACCCGGGCGCCTACCCGCTGCGGGGCCGCGTGTCGCTGCTGCAGGCCATCGCGCTGGCGGGCGGCTTCACCGACTTCGCCAACTCCGACGGCATCGTCGTCATCCGCACGGACGGCAACGGCGGGCAGTTCCCGGTGCGCTACAGCGACCTGGTCTCCCCCAAGGGCGAGAGCGTCATCCTGCGGCCGGGTGACACCGTCGTCGTCCCGTGA